A genomic region of Micromonospora sp. NBRC 110009 contains the following coding sequences:
- a CDS encoding DUF397 domain-containing protein, protein MDLSRAVWRTSTRSGSSGNCVEVAAPAKLVMVRDSKQRQGPTLSFSHNDWTTFIQSIKAGSFDV, encoded by the coding sequence ATGGACCTGTCTCGCGCTGTCTGGCGCACGAGCACCAGGTCCGGCTCAAGCGGCAACTGCGTCGAGGTCGCCGCGCCTGCAAAGCTCGTCATGGTCCGCGACAGCAAGCAACGGCAGGGACCTACGCTGTCCTTTTCGCACAACGATTGGACAACCTTCATCCAGAGCATTAAGGCCGGCAGCTTCGACGTGTAG
- a CDS encoding RodZ family helix-turn-helix domain-containing protein, whose product MSDPIDIELLGRLVRAERLKRGRLSLRAAAEQAEVPFNTLARVEKGDLPDLANFRRIVHWLGLPPERFFQPPRIRTENTPEVIAHHLARDPNLTDAAAEKIAGLVRELYTSLASIQRPIRVHLRASATFKPEASRKLSSLLEQMQQKLESMPRAEH is encoded by the coding sequence GTGAGCGACCCGATCGACATCGAGCTGTTGGGGCGGCTTGTGCGCGCCGAGCGCCTCAAGCGCGGGCGGCTCAGCCTCCGCGCAGCGGCCGAACAGGCCGAAGTGCCGTTCAACACGCTGGCGCGAGTCGAGAAGGGTGACCTTCCCGATCTCGCGAACTTCCGGCGCATCGTGCACTGGCTCGGCCTGCCGCCCGAGCGGTTCTTCCAGCCGCCCCGGATCAGGACCGAGAACACCCCCGAGGTCATCGCCCACCATCTCGCCCGCGACCCGAACCTGACCGACGCGGCCGCCGAGAAGATCGCCGGGCTTGTCCGCGAGCTGTACACCAGCCTCGCCAGCATCCAACGGCCGATACGCGTGCACCTTCGCGCCTCAGCAACGTTCAAGCCAGAAGCCTCGCGCAAGCTCTCCAGCCTGCTTGAACAGATGCAGCAGAAGCTGGAGTCCATGCCGCGAGCAGAACACTAA
- a CDS encoding CBASS oligonucleotide cyclase produces MISVNEAFYKFRTNLETTATEDASASARQKRIREQLDADHTLDIVRDFLTGAYRRHTKTKPLRDVDIMIVLGNTEYLDRHPHDILEVVRAALVPYYGEDRVCCDRRAVRVDFGIRIVDDVSDAEEVVSFDVVPAFVNDDHYLIPDDVTGEWVHTNPELHYDAAREANKGFAEQWKPLVKMIKKWNQVAGHPVEPSFLIEVMALELITGRWTGSHPRELRQFFASAANRIDEGWTDPAHIGPDVSDVVDNDPAKMDAARKALRAAEAACTNAINLDRTGRTGEALTAWRALFGPLFPLS; encoded by the coding sequence ATGATCAGCGTCAACGAGGCGTTCTACAAGTTCCGCACCAACCTGGAGACCACCGCCACCGAGGACGCGTCCGCGAGTGCCCGGCAGAAGCGAATCCGGGAGCAGCTCGACGCCGACCACACCCTCGACATCGTCAGGGACTTCCTCACCGGCGCCTACCGGCGGCACACGAAGACCAAACCGCTGCGCGACGTCGACATCATGATCGTGCTGGGTAACACCGAGTACCTCGACCGGCACCCGCACGACATCCTCGAAGTCGTACGGGCTGCCCTGGTCCCCTACTACGGCGAAGACCGCGTCTGCTGCGACCGACGCGCCGTCCGGGTGGACTTCGGGATCCGCATCGTCGACGACGTCAGTGACGCCGAGGAGGTCGTGTCCTTCGACGTCGTACCCGCCTTCGTCAACGACGACCACTACCTGATCCCCGACGACGTCACCGGCGAGTGGGTACACACCAACCCCGAACTGCACTACGACGCGGCACGGGAGGCCAACAAGGGCTTCGCGGAGCAGTGGAAACCACTGGTCAAGATGATCAAAAAGTGGAACCAGGTCGCCGGGCACCCGGTCGAGCCGTCCTTCCTCATCGAGGTGATGGCTCTGGAACTGATCACCGGCCGGTGGACCGGCAGCCACCCCCGAGAGCTACGACAGTTCTTCGCCAGCGCCGCCAACCGCATCGATGAGGGCTGGACGGACCCCGCCCACATCGGACCCGACGTCTCCGATGTGGTGGACAACGACCCGGCGAAGATGGACGCCGCCCGCAAGGCGCTCCGCGCGGCCGAGGCCGCCTGCACCAACGCGATCAACCTCGACCGAACCGGACGCACCGGCGAAGCCCTGACCGCGTGGCGCGCCCTGTTCGGCCCGCTGTTCCCGCTCTCGTGA
- a CDS encoding helix-turn-helix domain-containing protein translates to MRIAVVRSACLRTEVRCPAWQDDHVPQRQSPTVRRRRLALTLRQLRDRAGITSAEAARRVDHDASWLSRIETAEVRPHPNDVRALLALYGVEGDQAEAVIAVARQAKQRGWWQRYSDVLPDWFAAYVGMESEASVIRTYECQMVPGLLQTEEYARAAFEGAPVPMRDDEVERQVALRMERQAILSGDDPPLLRVVIDEGAARRMVGGPEVLHRQLNRLIEDSTKSNVQIQLLPYSAGVGFDGSFVILDFPPIPEPYPDAAEERMVYVDTLTGALYLRDVS, encoded by the coding sequence ATGCGGATTGCCGTCGTGCGTTCCGCGTGTCTGCGAACGGAAGTCAGGTGTCCCGCATGGCAAGATGACCACGTGCCTCAACGCCAAAGCCCTACCGTCAGACGCCGACGACTGGCGCTGACCCTGCGGCAGCTCCGTGACAGGGCTGGCATCACCTCGGCCGAAGCAGCCAGGCGGGTGGACCACGATGCGAGCTGGCTCAGTCGTATCGAGACGGCAGAGGTACGGCCCCATCCCAACGACGTGCGGGCGCTACTGGCTCTGTACGGGGTGGAAGGTGACCAAGCGGAAGCCGTTATCGCGGTAGCGCGCCAGGCGAAGCAGCGCGGTTGGTGGCAGCGGTATAGCGACGTCTTGCCGGACTGGTTCGCCGCCTACGTCGGCATGGAGTCCGAGGCGTCGGTCATCCGCACCTACGAATGCCAGATGGTGCCCGGTCTGCTGCAGACCGAGGAGTACGCACGGGCCGCGTTCGAAGGCGCGCCGGTCCCGATGCGCGACGACGAGGTAGAGCGCCAAGTCGCGCTGCGGATGGAGCGGCAGGCCATCCTGTCAGGTGACGATCCGCCGCTGCTGCGCGTGGTCATCGACGAGGGAGCAGCCCGGCGGATGGTCGGCGGACCCGAGGTGCTGCACAGGCAACTCAACCGGTTGATCGAGGACTCGACCAAGAGCAACGTCCAGATCCAGCTCCTTCCCTACTCCGCCGGCGTCGGCTTCGACGGGAGCTTCGTGATCCTCGACTTCCCGCCGATTCCCGAGCCCTACCCCGACGCCGCCGAGGAGCGGATGGTCTACGTCGACACGCTGACCGGCGCGCTGTACCTAAGGGACGTCTCGTAA
- a CDS encoding S-4TM family putative pore-forming effector has product MPEGDSARITQRQDEPQHLNRLLAYSHDYQIAHRWRRARALGTFALAAVGPFISLFIPATTDLVAAISAGWLVLGRTLLTGMEQRATQHAARVQELYDTDLFHLPWNTALAGRKPAPEDVAASARHVSDDSKYRNWYSVDLGTTPWPADVLLCQRQSMVWSRQEHRAYSATILTTGVIWFIIGLVIALVRDLSLADYLIKIFLPSAPAFLDTIELARQHWQHANARQQAEHKIDDLWHAYTTQPGTLAISNCREVQDAAFLLRRDGPRVPNLFYKLRRASSEANTKAGTAALLAGNNRMDAPN; this is encoded by the coding sequence GTGCCCGAAGGAGACTCGGCCCGCATCACCCAGCGCCAGGACGAACCACAGCACCTCAACCGGCTACTCGCCTACAGCCACGACTACCAGATCGCCCACCGCTGGCGGCGCGCCCGCGCCCTCGGCACGTTCGCTCTCGCCGCGGTCGGACCGTTCATCTCCTTGTTCATCCCGGCCACCACGGACCTGGTCGCCGCCATCAGCGCCGGATGGCTCGTCCTCGGCCGCACCCTGCTAACCGGGATGGAACAACGAGCCACCCAGCACGCCGCCCGAGTCCAGGAACTCTACGACACCGACCTCTTCCATCTACCGTGGAACACCGCCCTCGCCGGCCGCAAACCTGCCCCCGAAGACGTGGCCGCCTCCGCCCGCCACGTCTCCGACGACAGCAAATACCGCAACTGGTACAGCGTCGACCTCGGCACCACACCCTGGCCGGCCGACGTACTGCTCTGCCAACGCCAAAGCATGGTGTGGAGCCGCCAGGAACACCGCGCCTACAGCGCCACTATCCTGACCACCGGCGTTATCTGGTTCATCATCGGACTCGTCATCGCGCTGGTGCGAGACCTGAGCCTCGCCGACTATCTGATCAAGATCTTTCTCCCCAGCGCTCCGGCGTTCCTCGACACCATCGAACTCGCCCGACAGCACTGGCAACACGCCAACGCACGGCAACAAGCCGAGCACAAGATTGACGACCTCTGGCACGCATACACCACCCAGCCCGGTACGCTCGCGATCAGCAACTGCCGAGAGGTCCAGGACGCTGCCTTCCTCCTTCGCCGCGACGGACCCCGCGTACCGAACCTGTTCTACAAACTCCGCAGAGCGAGTTCAGAAGCCAATACGAAAGCTGGGACCGCAGCCCTGTTGGCCGGGAACAATCGTATGGATGCGCCTAACTGA
- a CDS encoding N,N-dimethylformamidase beta subunit family domain-containing protein: MVALALDETGAPVLTTPDGVVVRASGPLLERRWYRLTATVTADRCQLAVTALNPLPADHDGTPQSGAGVSVDRASEVVAAALDVVTHSGPPVPAGLYNGKIEAPQVRVDGTVAARWAFEDMTDLAVAVDITGNGHHGELHNGPARAMTGSNWTGDVDDFRQAPEQYGAIHFHDDDLIDAGWEIDATVTLPADLPSGVYAIRLRSVDTVPAELPSPDVDHIPFAVLPAVGATRKNVAFVLPTFTYVAYANERLMHRLDYEAAGITDHPIVPGFHDRLLAEHPEFGSSLYDHHSDGSGVCYSSFLRPIPNLRPDYRMWLQNAPRHLGADLYTVAFFDHAGIEYDVLTDHDIDADGAAALDGYQVVVTGSHPEYYSGTMLDAVQAHVDAGGCLMYLGGNGFYWVTSADPRRPEVLEVRRSAGIRTWEAAPGEHHLSSTGERGGLWRWRDRSPNKLVGVGMCSQGWDEKAPPFIRSELSYRPEYSWAFEGIDDHEIGDFGLIMNGACGDELDRYDPALGSPPNTAVLATSGRHSNYYQLAVEDVLMLAPGLGGADCAEVRSDMVLVEHAAGGAVFSVGSICFTGCLPWNGFDNNVSRLVQNVLTNFRNRNSKKF; the protein is encoded by the coding sequence GTGGTCGCACTGGCACTCGACGAGACCGGCGCCCCGGTGTTGACCACGCCGGACGGCGTGGTGGTCCGCGCCAGCGGGCCGCTGCTGGAGCGCCGCTGGTACCGGCTGACCGCCACCGTGACGGCGGACCGGTGTCAGCTCGCGGTCACCGCGCTGAATCCACTTCCGGCCGACCACGACGGGACCCCGCAGTCCGGCGCCGGCGTGTCTGTGGACCGGGCCTCCGAAGTAGTCGCAGCCGCGCTTGACGTGGTGACGCACTCCGGGCCCCCCGTCCCAGCCGGCCTCTACAACGGCAAGATCGAAGCTCCGCAGGTTCGCGTTGACGGTACGGTCGCCGCACGCTGGGCGTTCGAGGACATGACCGACCTGGCCGTCGCCGTCGACATCACGGGCAATGGTCACCACGGCGAGCTCCACAACGGACCGGCCCGGGCGATGACCGGGTCCAACTGGACTGGCGACGTCGACGACTTCCGCCAGGCGCCCGAGCAGTACGGTGCGATCCATTTCCACGACGACGACCTCATCGATGCCGGGTGGGAGATCGACGCCACCGTGACCCTCCCCGCGGACCTTCCGAGCGGGGTGTACGCGATCCGGTTGCGGTCGGTGGACACCGTTCCAGCCGAGCTGCCGTCACCTGACGTCGACCACATCCCGTTCGCGGTGCTTCCGGCCGTCGGCGCGACACGCAAGAACGTCGCCTTCGTGCTGCCGACGTTCACGTATGTCGCCTATGCGAACGAACGGCTCATGCACCGCTTGGACTACGAGGCCGCAGGGATCACCGACCACCCGATCGTGCCGGGATTCCACGATCGGCTACTGGCCGAGCACCCTGAGTTCGGCTCCAGCCTGTACGACCACCACAGCGACGGTTCCGGGGTCTGCTACTCCAGCTTCCTGCGCCCGATCCCGAACCTGCGGCCGGACTACCGAATGTGGCTGCAGAATGCCCCGCGTCACCTCGGCGCCGACCTGTACACGGTGGCGTTCTTCGACCACGCCGGCATCGAGTACGACGTGCTCACCGACCACGACATCGACGCCGACGGCGCGGCCGCCCTCGACGGGTATCAGGTGGTGGTCACCGGCTCGCACCCCGAGTACTACAGCGGGACGATGCTCGACGCGGTACAGGCGCACGTCGACGCCGGCGGATGCCTGATGTACCTGGGCGGCAACGGCTTCTACTGGGTCACCTCGGCCGACCCGCGCCGTCCCGAGGTCCTCGAGGTGCGGCGCTCGGCCGGCATCCGTACCTGGGAGGCGGCCCCGGGCGAGCACCACCTCAGCTCGACGGGGGAGCGCGGTGGCCTGTGGCGCTGGCGCGACCGGTCGCCGAACAAGCTCGTCGGTGTCGGCATGTGCAGCCAGGGCTGGGACGAGAAGGCACCCCCGTTCATCCGCAGCGAGCTGTCTTACCGGCCGGAGTACTCGTGGGCGTTCGAGGGCATCGATGACCATGAGATAGGCGACTTCGGACTGATCATGAACGGCGCCTGCGGCGACGAACTGGACCGCTACGATCCGGCGCTGGGCAGCCCGCCTAACACGGCGGTCCTCGCCACCTCCGGCCGGCACAGCAACTACTACCAGCTCGCCGTGGAAGACGTCCTCATGCTCGCTCCCGGGCTCGGCGGCGCGGACTGTGCCGAAGTGCGCTCCGACATGGTGCTCGTCGAGCACGCCGCCGGTGGTGCGGTCTTCTCGGTCGGGTCCATCTGCTTCACCGGCTGCCTGCCCTGGAATGGGTTCGACAACAACGTGTCCCGGCTCGTGCAAAACGTCCTGACCAACTTCCGTAACCGGAACAGCAAAAAGTTCTGA
- a CDS encoding sugar ABC transporter substrate-binding protein, with protein MSHRTTRRAAGWRLSAAFIAVAVALPLAACGGVKEDTGSAAKSGSCERKKDKVIGFDYPLTSLAVYGDLKRFAEQRAKERGYELRYTADDENLQKQNQNMQTWVTQQLPAIVSYPLEPAAMEPLAKQARGNCTVFVSYATPLKNQDANILFSGLESGKALGDTAADWAAKHTGPVKVLVLNNRDLAVGAQRDDGLKATFPGDAKNIEIVSAQKAGTRADGEQITRTVLQAHPDLNMVLGYDDDVAIGAQQAFLNAGKAADDPNIFIGGQDGSKEGLQAVAKGGIYRVSVAVRIRDIGFAVTDVAADLLEGKANTGVNVPPVPLTADNPQLKDYLSDYS; from the coding sequence ATGTCTCACCGCACCACGCGTCGCGCCGCCGGCTGGCGGTTATCCGCGGCGTTCATCGCTGTCGCCGTCGCCCTGCCGCTGGCCGCCTGCGGCGGCGTCAAGGAAGACACTGGCAGCGCCGCGAAATCGGGCAGTTGTGAACGCAAGAAGGACAAGGTCATCGGGTTCGACTACCCGTTGACGTCGCTGGCGGTCTACGGCGACCTGAAGCGCTTCGCTGAGCAGCGCGCCAAGGAGCGGGGCTACGAGCTGCGCTACACCGCCGACGACGAGAATCTGCAGAAGCAGAACCAGAACATGCAGACGTGGGTGACCCAGCAGCTGCCGGCGATCGTCTCCTACCCACTGGAGCCAGCAGCGATGGAGCCGCTGGCCAAGCAGGCACGCGGCAACTGCACCGTTTTCGTCTCCTACGCAACTCCGCTGAAGAACCAGGACGCTAACATCCTGTTCAGCGGGCTGGAGAGTGGCAAGGCGCTGGGCGATACCGCCGCCGACTGGGCGGCCAAGCACACCGGCCCGGTCAAGGTGCTCGTGCTCAACAACCGCGACCTCGCGGTCGGCGCGCAGCGCGACGACGGACTGAAGGCGACCTTCCCCGGAGACGCCAAGAACATCGAGATCGTCTCGGCCCAGAAGGCCGGCACCCGGGCTGACGGCGAGCAGATCACGCGGACGGTGCTGCAGGCCCACCCGGACCTCAACATGGTTCTCGGGTATGACGACGACGTCGCCATCGGCGCGCAACAGGCCTTCCTCAACGCCGGCAAGGCCGCCGACGATCCGAACATCTTCATCGGCGGCCAGGACGGGTCCAAGGAGGGCCTGCAAGCGGTGGCGAAGGGCGGCATCTACCGCGTCTCCGTCGCAGTGCGCATCCGTGACATCGGCTTCGCCGTGACCGATGTCGCCGCCGACCTGCTCGAGGGCAAGGCGAACACGGGCGTCAACGTGCCGCCCGTCCCGCTGACCGCCGACAACCCGCAGCTGAAGGACTACCTCAGCGACTACAGCTGA
- a CDS encoding transposase family protein: protein MQVISAARAEWIFPFTGLQPAQFRRLVRLVAERGGDTIADGRPGRQWALDLPDRVLLVAVYWRTNLTMRQIGPLFGVSHSAAHRVIDSLGPLLALAPVRRRPVDQIAIVDGSLIPTRDHRLAARSKNYRYSTNLQVAIDASTRLVIAVGDPQPGNRNDTIVYRTSGIDQKLAGRPVMADGAYRGNPEVIIPYRKPSDGSELPAWKEELNTQHRTVRAGVEHALARMKCWNILRDYRRAAHTLIDTASGIARLHNIVLAG from the coding sequence GTGCAGGTGATCTCCGCAGCGCGCGCCGAGTGGATCTTCCCGTTCACCGGGCTGCAGCCGGCTCAGTTCCGCAGGCTGGTCCGCCTGGTCGCCGAGCGAGGCGGGGACACGATCGCTGACGGTCGGCCGGGCCGGCAGTGGGCCCTCGACCTGCCGGACCGCGTGCTGTTGGTGGCCGTGTACTGGCGCACGAACCTGACCATGCGCCAGATCGGCCCGCTGTTCGGGGTCTCGCACTCCGCCGCGCACCGGGTCATCGACTCCCTCGGCCCGCTGCTGGCCCTCGCCCCCGTGCGTCGGCGTCCGGTCGACCAGATCGCCATCGTCGACGGCAGCCTGATCCCCACCCGGGACCACCGCCTTGCCGCCCGGAGCAAGAACTACCGCTACTCGACCAACCTGCAGGTCGCCATCGACGCCAGCACACGTCTCGTCATCGCCGTAGGCGACCCGCAGCCGGGAAACCGCAACGACACCATCGTCTACCGCACCTCAGGCATCGACCAGAAGCTCGCGGGCCGGCCTGTGATGGCCGACGGCGCCTACCGCGGCAACCCGGAAGTGATCATCCCGTACCGCAAGCCCTCCGACGGCAGCGAACTGCCGGCCTGGAAGGAAGAGCTCAACACCCAGCACCGCACCGTCCGCGCCGGGGTCGAACACGCCCTGGCCAGGATGAAGTGCTGGAACATCCTGCGGGACTACCGCCGAGCCGCCCACACCTTGATCGATACCGCTTCCGGCATCGCCCGTCTCCACAACATCGTCCTCGCCGGGTGA
- a CDS encoding ImmA/IrrE family metallo-endopeptidase, with product MRRGFKTEAERLADRTRAELGLQPHAHMPIRNLAAHLDIEIHPADQLVDRAELEELDELQPGVFSAATFHLPGGRTAIVCNPLSEIGRTNSDIAHEIAHVLLNHEIREIQQLAGHTFFTCNPEQEEEANWLAGCLLLPRPLLLREAYAASTPDLIAEKHHVSVPMARYRLNASGVLLQVQRSRAGRNARS from the coding sequence ATGCGACGAGGCTTCAAGACCGAGGCCGAACGACTTGCCGACCGCACCCGAGCCGAACTCGGGCTCCAACCGCATGCCCACATGCCGATCCGAAACCTCGCCGCGCACCTCGACATCGAGATCCATCCCGCCGACCAACTCGTCGACCGCGCAGAACTTGAAGAACTCGACGAGCTGCAACCGGGCGTGTTCTCAGCGGCGACCTTCCACCTGCCAGGCGGCCGGACCGCCATCGTCTGCAACCCGCTTAGCGAGATCGGGCGGACCAACAGCGACATCGCGCACGAGATCGCCCACGTCCTTCTTAACCATGAAATCCGAGAGATCCAGCAACTCGCCGGCCACACCTTCTTCACCTGCAACCCCGAACAGGAAGAAGAGGCGAACTGGCTCGCCGGCTGCCTGCTTCTGCCCAGGCCGCTGTTGCTCCGGGAGGCGTACGCTGCCTCAACCCCCGACCTGATCGCGGAAAAACACCACGTCAGCGTGCCCATGGCCAGATACCGCCTGAATGCCAGCGGCGTGCTCCTACAGGTCCAACGTTCCCGCGCCGGGCGAAACGCACGCTCGTAG
- a CDS encoding AAA family ATPase: protein MTRGLRGSEVRRLPDDAAPGVADARLLPNDEFAAAWSAIVLPDGMKQRLLRTAVAEAHLRAAVPFDALPLHGVVLLTGKPGVGKTTVARGLADRVARTVPSAAGWLFVEVDPHSLASSSLGRSQRAVEQLFGTLLNEHAAAGPMVVLLDEVETLFTDRAALSMEANPVDVHRAVDAALVGLDRLARRHPQMLIVATTNFSDALDPALASRADWIVEVPLPDRAARRQILEHAAAAVAAAFPGARQLLEPPLLDAAAEESDGLDGRRLRKAVAAACAYRQEAQGNPDRVTGQDLLAVLREEGGH from the coding sequence ATGACGCGCGGTCTTCGCGGGTCTGAAGTCCGGCGGCTGCCGGATGATGCGGCACCGGGGGTGGCCGATGCGCGGTTGTTGCCGAACGATGAGTTCGCTGCCGCGTGGTCGGCGATCGTGTTGCCGGACGGGATGAAGCAGCGGTTGCTGCGGACGGCGGTCGCCGAAGCGCATCTGCGCGCGGCGGTGCCGTTCGACGCGCTGCCGTTGCACGGGGTCGTTCTGCTCACGGGCAAGCCCGGCGTCGGCAAGACCACCGTCGCGCGGGGTCTGGCGGACCGGGTGGCCCGTACCGTACCGAGCGCTGCCGGGTGGTTGTTCGTGGAGGTCGATCCGCACAGCCTGGCCAGTTCGTCGTTGGGGCGCAGCCAGCGCGCGGTGGAGCAGTTGTTCGGGACCCTGCTGAATGAGCATGCCGCCGCGGGTCCGATGGTCGTGTTGCTCGATGAGGTGGAGACGCTGTTCACCGACCGGGCGGCGCTGTCGATGGAGGCCAACCCGGTTGACGTGCATCGGGCGGTGGATGCGGCCCTTGTCGGGCTCGACCGGCTCGCGCGTCGCCACCCGCAGATGCTGATCGTGGCGACGACCAACTTCAGTGACGCGCTCGATCCGGCGTTAGCCTCGCGCGCGGATTGGATCGTCGAGGTGCCGCTGCCGGACCGCGCCGCGCGTCGTCAGATCCTCGAGCACGCCGCTGCGGCGGTCGCCGCCGCCTTCCCCGGAGCGCGTCAGCTGCTGGAACCCCCGCTGCTGGACGCGGCGGCCGAGGAGTCCGACGGTCTGGATGGGCGCCGGCTGCGCAAAGCCGTCGCTGCCGCCTGCGCGTACCGACAGGAGGCGCAGGGCAATCCCGACCGGGTCACCGGTCAAGATCTCCTGGCGGTGCTGCGCGAGGAAGGCGGCCACTGA